TTTTTGCCTTGGCCCTCTTCTTCCTTGCCTGGAGTGCCAGAACTGAAAAGAGAGGAGAAATAAATCATGTTGCCattgtttgtttgtcttttgaCCTGCAGCTGACACTCGAGACAAAAAGGCATGAAACAAAGAAGCTCAGTTTAAACTTCATTTGCATTACAGGTTATGAACTACCCAAGTATGCATTGAATTATGCCGTGTTCATGGCAACCAGCAGCAGTCAGACTTTattgacaacaaaaaaaatgtatgggTGCACCCCCCTCAGTCTATGTAGAAACCCCGTTAACTAACATCACCCACCAACGGCAGCCGCACGGCAACAACTCGGCATGAAGTAATATCGCACGCCATACCATAAATATACCACAGCGTCAGGGGTTTAGGTTGTGTTAAATATAGTAAGAGCTGGAAAGCTAAAAGTAATGCGTTAATCCTGACACTGATGCTAAAGCTAATGGAGCTAACCCGCTCCAGCGCACTGCGTGACAGACGCGTTGAAATAATCCACATATACAGACGACGGCTTGTCCACACTTTACATTCGTAGCAGCAATAGTGACACCAGATATACAGTTATCAGATGCATAGCTTTACGTAGTCGAAACGGTCCGCAGGGTGTCGCGTAAAGATTTACCTTTCCTCTCCATGGTGGCTGGGTTCGTAGCCTAGCAGCTAGCTACTCCACCAGTGATCGAATGCTCCACGCATGCGCACTGGGTCGTTTTTCCACAAGCAGCGCTTCTCCGGTGACGTCCACACCTGAGCCTTAAACCTTTTTATGGATCTTTCTCCCCCTGAAGCTGCAGGAAATGACACTGAAAGGTATTCACGCCCGTTCTTCATTCTTATGGTTTCTTCTATATACTGGAAAAGACTATAGTAACGCTGGCAGGCAGTTCTGCAGGACGGGGCGGTTAAATGGTTTGTGCCATTAACAAAATACATGGTGGATTATGGTTTGTGCCAGATACTAGAAATGAATGTGAATGAAGCTTTCTCGCCTTTTAAACCGACTTTATGGTATAAAAGTTCTAAAAAAGATCCTGACTGAGAATGGATTTTGATCATAATGTGTGCGTGTCTCAAAATTGTAATCATGTTTTGTCCAAAAATCGtatttttcaacagtaatttATAAAACTAAGATCTTTCCACTATAACCCGCTTGTGTGAACATGTTGCTCATACCAACTTCAGAACGCTTTGTGCAGAGACGAGACACTGAATCAGGTTCAAAACTAATGCATctacagcgccttgcaaaaaacaaacaaacaaaaaaaagcatataTGTTGAAGTTTGTGCTTCTAACCTCAATTTAAGTGGAACAATTctatgttttttattgggattttatgcaatagaccaacacaaagtataattatgaaataaaagaaaaattatgcatggttttcacattttttgtctgGAACTCGCTTACAATTAcacctgcaggtcttttgggacATGCCTCTACCAGTTTTGGACGCCTAGAGACTAAAATGTCTCAAGCTCAGAATGAATGGACCTGCAAGGACAGGTGGAAAAAGACAATGGATGGTTGTTTGGTGTGTTaattggttttcatgatgctgttagtTCAATAAAGTTTTTCAACTATCTTCTGAGACTTTCACAGGTCACCTGTATGCACACTGACATTATTCAAATGCCAACTATTGTAATTAGATGACTTTTGTAGGCAGTTGGTTACACTAAATCTTTAGAGGTATCAAGAGCAAAGGGGGTTGAAAAGACACACAcgtttaacttttttatttgttaaaaaaacatttatcccTTTCGTTCTGCTCCACACGTTTGTAAttagtgttggtctatcacagaaaTCCCATTTAATATTCTGAGCATTCTGGTTGTTACATGGGAAAATTAAAAAGTTCAAGTACAATGAATAGGCTAGGCACTGACTATAAAACACAGTACTCAAAACTTATACCATATAAATAGGCAGGTAATAGTTGAAAGTACTTGTATTCCAGTCAGAAGATCATTGGTTGGATTACTTCCATTTGAAGGTGTATTTAAAGCCCGACATGTAATAAGTACGAGTATAAAGTCAAAGGCCTCTATGTAGGGTTTTTGTTAATGAGGAACACATTGTGGTCAGCATTTGAAATAACTTCCCTACTTGTGCCAAAtcaaatgtaattttctttttttgcagctCAGGTCCAACATGGAGGGATGTTCACTTTAGAGTCAGGAACACAtgattttcagtttaaataaagCCATGTTGAACCATAGAAGGTAGTGCAGCTGTCGTACCTCTTCCGGCCTGCCAATGATCGATCCACAAACACCATTACACTTTAAGAACCATTCCCAACTTCTCAAAAGGCCCACAAAATATCATTAATGCAGCTTCCACAATCAATAAACCCTTGAAATCAGACAAACTAATCAGTTAGGAACCTAGGACGCAAAACACACGAGTCTCTTAAAAAATAAgtctttattttgttaaaagccTGGAAATTGCAGGTAAACTGCAAACCGATTGTTGCTTATAAACACCAACTCCACatagaataaatacaaatccCTGTTTTACACTGTTAAGCAGTTACAGGTTATGGCATGATACTAAAAATCTTAACACAAAGTCAACACTACAGTTATGGACGCAGAACGCCTCCATGTACATGCGAACAATAAATGCTCTGAccacaaaaacagacacatttttacatatttccgGGCACATTACCTAGATGTAACCAGCAGAGGCTCAGATATACTTGTGAAAGAAATTACAGGAGATTTATTCAAAGATAGTACATGTTAAAGTTTGTAAATTCAGCTGGTGGCTTTAAAATCAGCATCAACAAAAGAACAGGCAGGCGTCCTGAATTTCACAGAAATATTCAAAGCTTtccctttttaaaaacacaactaattgtggtaaaacaaaaattgtaCCAGAGGTTTACCAGTTGGATTGTAGACAAGCATATTTATGAATAGAAAACAGCTTATTTATAAATTACTcaacaaaaagtttaaaacccAAATCAGCACAGGCGAAGTCACAGTCAAGCGttgaagtttaaaataaaagcaacaattaaagtgaaaaaaaattaaatacatgaACACATATTAAATATTGGCAAAAGTGAAATTCCTCAACAAAAGAGCATTAGcggtatataaataataatcatagCTGGTCCAGTTCTTGCTTTTCTTAAGGTAGAAATGACCTCCTTAAAGATAACCTCTAAGGTTTCTGAAATAAAGACTCAGAAATAGCTAGTATGATGTTTGTCTGAAGGCCTAAACATTAATGCACATGTTGACAGGTTGTGGTTGCAGCTCATCTCAACCCTCCATGTAATCAGGCGGCACAAAACTACACACCTCCTCATAGGTCAGTCCTGCAAGCAATGAGAAAATGTTATGAAGCTAAAAAGAACATCAAGAttcctgatttcttttttcataaaCAAGATGTTAAAAGGCAAAAACATACGCTTCCACTCATCGATTTCCAGCTCTCGGCTTTCAAAGCTCTGGTCATATGGCTCAGCCTCGGGCTCGTCTTCTGGGTCGTGGTACTGGGAAAAATAGGGGTGTTCCAGAGCTTGAGTGGCTGTTATTCTCTTGTCTGCATCCAGAACCAGCATCTTCTCCAGAAGATCTACAGCTTAAATGAGAAAAGgccaacaaataaataaagtggAATCTCAGTCAGTCTATgcgtcataaaaaaaaaaatcttgtgttTGCTTGTTACCTTGTGGGTTAGCGCCAACAAAAACATGAGCAAAGTTCCTCTTGGGCATTGGAGGTAAGGAGCTGACATAATTCCTAGCCTGGGAAAACACAtcaatacataaaataaagtgTCAGACTCCACAAGCAGCGGCGTGTCGTGACACACTTTCACTGTTACTGTCTACATCAACTCAATGGTGTATGGCAGTCAAATTCCTGAGCGCAAGACAACAGAGTtacacttgttttattttacaataagCAGGGACCAGATACTGATTCTTTACTACACTTATTTAGGTCAAAACGACCTCAAAGATTAGAAACTCAAAATGAATTCAACTAAAGCACAATGTCACAACAAAGgtccattttgttctttttttttttttaagtgaacaCATCTGCAAAATAAATTCTTGCCACATTAAGAGATAAATCCAATTATATGAAAGACATAGTTTcagcttatttatatagcgccaattcacaacacgtcgtctcaaggcacttcacaacagtcaggtacatacattccaattaatcctaaccattgaacagtgcagtcggattcagttatttgttcaaattggataaaatgtttttctatctaaggaaacccagcagattgcatcgagtcagagatttgtagcattccctcctcctggatgagcatgtagagactaTGGACAGTGACTGGCATTGACttagcagcaatccctcatactgagcatgcatgtagcgacagtggagaggaaaaactcccttttaacaggaagaaacctccagcagaaccaggctcagtgtgagcggccatctgccacggccgactgggggtttgagagaaagaacagagcagagacagaaagagaacaaagaagcactgatccaggagtcctttctatgggaaggaaaagtaaatgttaatggatgtagctcctttagtcgtttcatctaggaagaaagaacagataaactttgagccagttttcaaggttagagtctgaaagagagcacatataattaattacagtaaagctcagtcaatcgccatgtctaggagagagaaagggttaaacactgaaagacagggctatgtggatcatcggtagagggtgagcattaagttgttgccagcagaagctccgacgatgcccctctccagaaaggtgtcacaggtagacacagagtcaggccaggtgttgcttctaggaagaaaaaagagggagaacataaagttaaaaactgaaataacagcaaataatgcaaaattggagagtagtgtgagaatgtagcgaagtgggtgaaagtgatcattatgtcttccagcagcataactacagagatagtttcagtttatttatttatttatttagcgcttatttacagcaatgtcgtctcaaggcaccccacaaagggtccggaacggcgcGTGGctgccggggaggccagaccaaaccaccgagtgccagagcccggccaccccacaATGGGCCACATGTAGGgccactaagtaaaataataaactgataaagtttgtccatctagagcccactgatgaccattgttatactagaaactacaaggattgggatacctccctctgtctgactgattataaccattggaaaagagaaggggtcacacaggtagcagaaatggagggtgtgtttgcacctcaaccataactgagccggtttatgctaaacctgactcccccttactccaaccaacagggagggaggaaggcggaggtaaaaaaataaggaagatagctcagaataacctaagccactctaactataagctttatcaaaaaggaaagttttaagcctagccttaaaagtagacagggtgtctgcctcacggactaaaactgggagctggttccacaggagaggagcctgataactaaaggatctgcctcccattctacttctagagactctaggaaccaccagtaaacccgcagtctgagaacgaagagctctgttaggaacatagaaaagaaaaaaactgaaagaagaatttttaggttttacatcttcaatgtacattttattttttaaataccagTATGACGACATGTGCCAGACCACAAAGAACTGCCTTCATTTCtgttatatttctttaattttaataCAGTACACTCAACACTTGTTGGTGCACCTGGTAGCAACGTCCAAAAAGCCTTAGTGACTTGATCTTTTATTGTAGTAGCATAATCACAAAAAAAATTCAACTATTTTTCTGACTTTGAGTGGACTAGATGTATTGTCCAACCTAAtttgttattaattttatttttataactgGGTCCTTCTCACCTCCTGACTGGGCATCCTGTTTATTAGTGCTGCTGGGGGTGTTCCTGTCAGGCGCATTATCTGCTGAAGCTGGTTTATATCTACAAAGCTTTGGTCAAGGAGAAAACAGCACCAGAGCAGAGTTTGTTAGGAAGTTGTACTTTTTTGTACAGCATATGTCCCATAATAATCTCACAGAACACATGTAGTTGACCGATTTTAAAAAGCAGACTCTAACCCCGAAAATAAACTGGATCTGATTTGGCACATGATTTGACAAATTTGGGTCGTATGAAGTCTGTAGCAATTAAAACACGTTGAAATGACTTGGGCCAGGCAGGCTGCTTGCGATTCACCTAGACAGCGCCTTCGAATGTCGGACTAAGATAGACCAGGGGACCATTTTCGGTCTGACCTACACTGCAATTTGCTAAATAGCAAATAGTTTCGCCTGGTTAAATTCCAAGATGGACGACAAGCAACTGATTGTCTAATTAGAGAACAGAACTGTTTTACATGACATGacacacccttcttatgaagacAACAGCCACAAGGAAAAAGGCTGGATGGAGATAGCAGAAGTTTTGGGAGTTAGTGGCGAGTATGAAATAtggcatttaaaatgtgttatttagGGTGTAATCACACCTGCCAcatttggtccgctttaaactgaccagagttcatttccccgttggtccggaccttttgtgcaggtgtgaatacactcaagcaatCTCGAGTGCGGACCAAACAACCGAACCGGCACCCAGTTTTAGAGGTGGCCTCAGTCCAGTCAGGCATGAATCTGGGTTGGTTATGTGATAAATGTTAAAGTCAGGAACGATATTAAATATACCTGCTACACATTTTAAGCAGAAAACATCTCAGGCTGCATCAAGTTGGAAGAGAAAAGCAATTTTgtatgggggaaaaaaaataaaccaccATGACAGTGCAGCGGACAACCTCCTAACAACGTCATTGTTCCTTTAATTGCAGTCTACATTGTGGAAAGGATACGGTCTGTGCCAGGAAACAGAGTTTTCCCAGTAAGAAGTTCTGCCATGATGCACCCCACCGACCAAATATCCACTGAAACGGAAACACACATGAGAATTTATCTCCTATACAGGTCGACCATAAGGAAACATTTATGTAGAGATGTGTCATGGTACCCAACCTGTCATGTTGTAGTGCATCCAGTTCAACATGATTTCTGGAGCACGATACCAGCGGGTGGCCACGTAGCCAGTCATTTCATCATCAGTGTGCCGTGCCAAGCCGAAGTCCAATATCTGTGACAAAAAAAGGCAGTTTCATTACCAAAACAGTTGCATCTTAAAAGGTCTGCGATTGTGAATTAGACATCTTACTGACCTTCAGCTCACAATCTTCATTCACAGCAAGGTTGCCAGGTTTCAAATCCTGCGAGGATGAAAAGCAAAGAATGTTTAATAGTAACATATAGGTTTTGGTACTCTGCATAATTAAAGACGGTAAAACTGGtacagtattttaaaaataatctttataaATTTTACCCCATCTTAAATTTTAAAAGTTGCATAGGTAACAACAGAATAAAATGTGCCCCCCCCCTTCCCCTTTAATTTATCCTTTAACAATTGCACAATGCTGAAGCAGACCAAAGACCACAACATACACTTCCCCAAGGAGTCATATGAATGAGACAGAAACACTTACTCTATGAATGATGCCTGCTGAGTGGATATACTGCAAACAGAGAGATTTAAAAAATCCATAATCAGAGTAAACTCATGAAGGTTTTCACAAAATATCACAGAAGAGATTTAAGTAGATCCAAGCTATGCTTTTAAGGAAACAATAATATAAACATACATATATCTAAGGGCAACTTGGAAAATCCAATTAACCCACTTCAAACCTTTTTTGACTGTTTGAGGAAACTGCTACTAGTTGTCACCTACTTGGTGACACATAGCTTTTTACAGTCATTGAAACCTCCAATTGTTAGGAAAGTTAGGGAAGAACAGATGAACAAGCTTCAGCTAACACACCAATCAGTAAACAATGAAAGAGGACTCACATGAAAGGTACATATAGTAGCAAGAAGTGAAACTAAACTCCAAACCACAAAGATCCTGATTGATGAAGAACTGAGTTGAGGAACTGATTGATCCTGGAACAAACCTAGAATGTAGCAGCATAAATCCCTCCAAATAATCAGACCCAGCCGACAAGATCTACAGCATTTAGCCGTTAAAATCTACATCCTCCTatctccaccccacttcctgtatGCCTACTttgtgaaaataacaaaaatgccACTTGTGGCGCAAACTAAAACTACTTAAATTGAGACGAAATCTAAATCTATTTAAATGACTCACTGTGTGCTCATATACAACGAATTTCTATAAACCTTTTATCCCAATGTTTAGTTTATGTTGTGCTGTTCTCACTCATTAATTCTGATCACCCTTTGCACAATAAAGCATGAATAAGCAAGCTTTAACAAGAAAGTGcagaaagttacattttaaatgtcatttgCAGAAAGAGAAACGCTAAATGAGAATAAGATACATTTAAAAGATAAACACTAGGAAAAGAAGGATTTCCAAAAATTCTATTATTTTGCTGGCATGTAAAAATTTATTAAGGcaatttgctcttttgtttttaatatttatgagTAATTTTAGCAGTTTACGGTATTCCTCCACTCCTGGGTTTTAGtagataaaacatgtttaaacataAGCGAAATATGTTGGGTATTTTAACAACAAATAAGGCACTTACTGCCTTTAGGCAATTTATTCACATATTTTACATCTATGTTGGCATTAGCCTTAAATGTCAAAGTCTGGTGAAAATACATCACTGTGGACTGAACCAGTCAGAGGGACCAGCCAAAGCAAATGTTACTGGTTTCATTTCAGCCAGGCTCCCAGGGAGCTAAAGGAGACTTCAGTCTTTCTCGTGATTCAGGCAGAAAGCTGTCTagatgaaaccagatatttataaACACTGAATATAGGAATAAATTCTTTACCCTCTGAGATGAACTCAGACTGTATGTTTCCTGCTTTAGATCAGTTGGAATTACCAACATTTgttctgtttgctaaatgccagaatatgATAGAACTTTTTAATCATTTCTCAAATTTAAAGGTATACATATACCAAGACATTAATCCTTATAGCATCTAACCTAGTCTCAGAAAATAATGTCATGggtttgtaagcttctgatgcACAACACCCATGGACATTTTTTAAGGCACAGCTAAAACACACCGCTTCCTTttgtggcatcatgggaaaacaaatctaaagaaatcagccaagatatcagtAAAGAAAAGTCTGGTTCATCTTTGGGTACATTTTCCATATGCTTAATGGTTTCACTTTCACCAGTTCAAACTATTATGCGCAAGTCTAAACAACATAGGAATGTCCATCTATCATtccaataaacaataaaagttCATACCAGAGAAGAATGTGTTTTGGTGCAAAGTGagcattaatttaaaaaaactttctgAAGATGATGACTGAAATTGGTTTTAGAGGTTCATTAGCCgcagtaaaatgtttttgtttttacccaaATGGACtgaaagcaacagaaaaagcaAAATTAGTTTGTCAGTGGACTTAAGCACAAAAACCTTACATCATgttttgtgggtgttttgctgcactTGCCAGAATAGATAGCATTATGAGGGAAGAAATTAAagaaacatctcaagacatccaCCATtcaaaatatgatctgaccaaaTAACCTCACCTTCAATCCACGGAGGATCTGGTATATAAGGAACTGCACGTGGTCATCTGAGAGTTTCTGACATTTGACAATGTTGTTTAGATCTGCTCCCATTAGGTGAGTCACAAGATACCTGCCAGTCACAAAAGATTGTTGTCAGAGTTGGAACAGACAAAATTCACAAGGTGAAGTCAGATGGGTTTAAAATGAGTAAATTTGCTATGTGAAACTAATGTTGGTAGAATTGCTTGCCGTGCGcagcttatttacaacatgGCATTAAAAGCCTACGCCAGTTATGCGCCTACTTTTTACTCACTTCTCTCTTGGGACACTGAAAGGTCAAGCCCTTGACAAATGTAATGTTATTTGACAATCGCATTGGAAAATGAGCTTAATGGTACCGCATAAGTGGATAGTTTAAATCTAATCCCAGAGCtgtttaaaatgcattaaaagagCACTTACAAAAGACTGTATGAGCAGGACGGCTTGAGAGGCAATATGGGAGCCAAAACTAACAGATCCATGTGCTGCTTTATCAGTCTGTTGCTTAACAAGAAACAGTTTCATGAATACTATTCTATTCTCACAGAGTGTGGAGATCAAGGGCTTAAAATAGCACCTTTCAAAGCTCGAACTTGTTCTCAGCAGTACACACAGATCAGACGCTCTCAAAGGTTCACCCACCTTGGAAAAAACCGCATATAAAGTGACCTCTGTTTTACCACTCTACAACAAGAAAGAGAAGCATGGCAAGGGCACTTAGAAGGCTCAACCACTTCATTTTTGAGGAAAGAGAATCCAATCCTATACAATCTACATATTTTTaaggttttctttgaaaatacatttgaagTCCCACTTCAGTCTACTTGTTTGGCTTAAGTGTTAAAGCAAAGTGTGCATTTGGGTTCTCACCCTAAAGTCAGGTAAGCCTTCTAGGTTTACTGCAGAAACACTGCAGCTGTATTTTAtatacacaggggttggacaatgaaacaaacacttggttttagaccacaataatttattagtatggtgtagggcctccttttgcggccaatacagcgtcaattcgtcttgggaatgacatatagaagtcctgcacagtggtcagaggtattttaagccattcttcttgcaggatagtggccaggtcactacgtgatactggtggaggaaaatgtttcctgactcgctcctccaaaacaccccaaagtggctcaataatatttagatctggtgactgtgcaggccatgggagatgttcaacttcactttcatgttcatcaaaccaatctttcaccagtcttgctgtgtgtattggtgcattgtcatcctgatccacggcaccaccttcaggatacaatgtttgaaccattggatgcacatggtcctcaagaatggttcggtagtccttggcagtgacgcgcccatctagcacaagtattggaccaagggaatgccatgatatggcagcccaaaccatcactgatccacccccatgcttcactctgggcatgcaacagtctgggtggtacgcttctttggggattctccacacagtaactctctcggatgtggggaaaacagtaaaggtggactcagagaacaatgcatgtttcacattgtccacagcccaagatttgtgctccttgcaccattgaaaccgacgtttggcattggcatgagtgaccacaggtttggctatagcagcccagccgtgtatattgaccctgtggagctcctgacggacagttctggtggaaacaggacagttgagatgcacatttaattctgccgtgatttgggcagccgtggttttattgtttttggatacaatccaggttagcacccgaacatccctttcagacagcttgctcagttaatcctgttggatgtggttcgtccttcttggtggtatgctgacattaccctggataccgtggctcttgatacatcacaaagacttgctgtcttggtcacagatgcgccagcaagacgtgcaccaacaatttgtcctcttttgaactctagtatgtcacccataatgtgtgcatttcaatattttgagcaaaactgtgctcttaccctgctaattgaaccttcacactctgctcttactggtgcaatgtgtaatcaatgaagactggctaccaggctggtccaatttagccttgaaacctcccacaataaaatgacaggtgtttcaatttcattgtccaacccttgtagcAAGATTCCAAGTACATGTCTCTAACCTGCAATACAGCTGCACCAGagaaggaaacaaacaaaagaaataaataaatggttcaATAATCTTCCGTTTCAAAACCCTTCTGCCAAAATGCCTTGCAGGTatggactttgttttttataaatatctttCTTACAGAGTTTGCCTcaagcagttatttctgcaaacACCCCAGGATTACCAGCTTACACAGTCAGAGAAACTTTGTACTAAAATGAAAGAGTCATGAAAGTATTCTGCTCATTTATTCATCCTAAAGCTTTGGAAGGCATTGAGGTCAAAAGAGACAAAGATCTGCAGCATGGTGGAATGCATTCCAGTGGAAAACACTGCAGCTGTCTGGTTTCAAATTTGTTCCAAGCATAACCCTCTTTGTAATGAAGTGGGCTCTTGCCAACCCCTTTTAGCTCATATTaacttttaacatatttattttagggCAGGAAGAAGAAACATTTCTGAGATGCAGAGAGAAGCCTGCTGGTCACCGAAATCAGGCAGTTTTCAGCATTACCAGACCTGGTTAGGGACCTACAGGTTGAAAATTCATGCACATGATTCCTTTCCAATCAGTGAATGCAACATACCCAAGAACTGACAGGTGACTCTTACCACAaaactcttcagtgtggaagctGTAACTGTAGGAAAAGCACTCAaccattttcagtatcagtgaggtgtttaaaaccaaagtcagaggaagcacaaaaggtgtaaaaagttatttaaaaggagaatatatttttattagcaGTGTGTCGGCTGTTTATTCAAGCTGCTAAAGAGAGCTAGACTTTAGAGGGTTCTGGTTATTTCACTccacagttttgcagttttggttgtttccTACACTACTTTCCCAGGAACAAAAAGTGGCATTCTAACACCAGACATTATTTCTGCCTTGAACCGGGCCAAGGAGCAAAGTGACCCAGAAAGTAGGAAGGTGAAACAAGTTACAGCGAAGTTCCTGAGGTGAATTATGTTAAGCTCTTAACCTCTTCCTGTTGTAGCACAGG
This DNA window, taken from Girardinichthys multiradiatus isolate DD_20200921_A chromosome 1, DD_fGirMul_XY1, whole genome shotgun sequence, encodes the following:
- the mapk14a gene encoding mitogen-activated protein kinase 14A — protein: MSQKERSGFYLQEVNKTIWEVPRRYQDLSPVGSGAYGSVCSAYDDKLGLKVAVKKLSRPFQSIIHAKRTYRELRLLKHMKHENVIGLLDVFTPATSLKEFKDVYLVTHLMGADLNNIVKCQKLSDDHVQFLIYQILRGLKYIHSAGIIHRDLKPGNLAVNEDCELKILDFGLARHTDDEMTGYVATRWYRAPEIMLNWMHYNMTVDIWSVGCIMAELLTGKTLFPGTDHINQLQQIMRLTGTPPAALINRMPSQEARNYVSSLPPMPKRNFAHVFVGANPQAVDLLEKMLVLDADKRITATQALEHPYFSQYHDPEDEPEAEPYDQSFESRELEIDEWKRLTYEEVCSFVPPDYMEG